In Dryobates pubescens isolate bDryPub1 chromosome 31, bDryPub1.pri, whole genome shotgun sequence, one DNA window encodes the following:
- the LOC104300279 gene encoding mast cell protease 1A-like, which translates to MCQPQMLLALLLLLLCCPWANASALRVRIVGGHEAQPHSHPYMAYLKVGQYACGGFLVAPDWLMTAAHCLLGNITVILGAHNIQEPESTQQIRGVLGYHPHPEYNPQTVANDIMLLKLTSKATLNDYVKTIGLPKSSSDLPTGTKCTIAGWGLIDKEEATDKLFETQVSIYSRRKCTQFYPELTSGMVCAGSFHQLKDSSQGDSGGPLVCHKVAQGIVSFGYDQPPGVYARISSYLPWIKHTMRK; encoded by the exons ATGTGCCAGCCCCagatgctgctggccctgctgctgctgctgctctgctgcccatgGGCCAATgcca GTGCTCTGCGGGTTCGGATCGTGGGAGGCCACGAGGCTCAGCCCCACTCCCACCCTTACATGGCATACCTGAAGGTAGGGCAGTATGCCTGTGGAGGCTTCCTGGTGGCCCCTGACTGGCTGATGACAGCTGCACACTGCCTGTTGGG gaacATCACAGTCATCCTGGGGGCTCACAACATCCAGGAGCCAGAGAGCACCCAGCAGATAAGAGGAGTCCTCGGCTACCACCCGCACCCCGAATACAACCCCCAGACCGTGGCCAATGACATCATGCTGCTCAAG CTGACATCGAAGGCCACCCTCAACGACTACGTGAAGACCATCGGGCTGCCCAAGAGCAGCAGCGATCTGCCCACGGGCACCAAGTGCACCATAGCTGGCTGGGGCCTGATCGACAAGGAGGAAGCCACTGACAAGCTCTTTGAGACCCAAGTCTCCATCTACAGCCGCAGGAAGTGCACCCAGTTCTACCCAGAGCTCACCAGTGGCATGGTCTGTGCTGGCAGCTTCCATCAGCTCAAGGATTCCAGCCAG GGAGATTCTGGTGGGCCCCTGGTGTGCCATAAGGTGGCACAAGGCATCGTCTCCTTCGGCTACGACCAACCCCCCGGCGTCTACGCTCGCATCTCCAGCTACCTGCCCTGGATCAAGCACACCATGAggaagtag
- the LOC104300792 gene encoding mast cell protease 1, translated as MKHLQKLLLVLLLVTCPSTTAYYPWNWMKGGGEVLPSLAYLQGRNNHSCGGFLVAPNWVMTAAQCLAYKPLTATLGAYSTPRRQQSWQTFQVQEYHSHPRFTKPADGDDLLLLKLRGDATSSGCLALELGKVLGGTECRVAGWDQQPPGARLREANVTIIKPRVCNTHSNWRADNIICGKSPSADIPGKSDVGDPLICKGKAIGIFSYRRGRWVGLYTHIARYLPWVNSVIKPA; from the exons ATGAAGCACCTGCAGAAGCTcctgctggtcctgctgctggtgacctgCCCCTCAACTACAGCCT ATTATCCCTGGAACTGGATGAAGGGAGGAGGTGAGGTCCTACCCAGCCTGGCTTACCTGCAAGGAAGGAACAACCATTCCTGTGGTGGCTTCCTAGTGGCTCCAAACTGGGTGAtgacagcagctcagtgcctggc GTACAAACCTCTGACTGCCACCCTGGGAGCTTACTCCACACCCAGGAGACAGCAAAGCTGGCAGACCTTCCAAGTCCAAGAGTACCACAGCCACCCACGCTTCACAAAGCCTGCAGATGGGGATGACCTCCTCTTGCTGAAG CTGAGAGGTGATGCCACCAGCAGTGGCTGCCTTGCCCTTGAGCTGGGCAAAGTCCTCGGTGGGACTGAGTGCAGAGTAGCTGGCTGGGACCAGCAGCCCCCCGGCGCCAGGCTCCGGGAGGCCAACGTCACCATCATCAAGCCAAGGGTCTGCAACACCCACTCCAACTGGCGTGCTGACAACATCATCTGTGGCAAGAGTCCATCTGCTGACATACCTGGAAAG AGTGATGTTGGGGATCCTCTCATCTGCAAGGGCAAAGCCATTGGCATCTTCTCCTACAGGCGCGGCCGCTGGGTTGGCCTCTACACACACATCGCTCGCTACCTCCCTTGGGTCAACAGTGTCATAAAGCCAGCatga